Within the Meriones unguiculatus strain TT.TT164.6M chromosome 2, Bangor_MerUng_6.1, whole genome shotgun sequence genome, the region ACAATTTATTTCAACATACTCATGCCTGCCCTAAAGGTCCTTAAGACCACAAGCTCCAAGGCCTGGGGGAACTCAGCAACAGCAGCCACAGTAGGCGCTCAGTGACTGCCAGGTACAAGGCTTCAGGGCTCTGGGTCCCTTGCATCTTGCCGGATGTCAACCCCTCCTGACACAACTCTTCTCTACAATCTTGACCACTCTGAAAACATCTCTTCTTGCTGTGCTGTCACATCCCACCCACCCTTAACACCTAGTTCCAATTTCCCCATGACCCCTCCATGCTCCAGCCCTAGTCATGCACAAGGCTCTGATGCCATTCCTTTGAAAAAGATACTATACCATTTTTACGCTCATAATGgcaaaaaaatcttcaaaattaATGGTGCCAGTCCCTTCCTGGTCGATTTCGGCTATCATTTGTTTAACTTCTTCTTTCTTTGGCTCAAATCCTAAGGCCCGCATTGCAATCTGCAACAGGAAGGGACATATTTTAACATGCCATGATCTCCTTTTGTATTACTTCTAAATTACTAATGAATAGCTCCTTATTCTTTAACACAGACTGAGCATAGAACCGATCCTATGATAGAAAACATAACCTTGATAATTCTGGATTTTTCCTTACTCATCAACCAAGGACACAACTAAAATGTTACAAGATATTGTTCTGTTGACACAGAGCAAATATATGTACATTCCTTTCAGCAGAATGCTGTTACAGGTATAAAGAATCTGTGGGCagcagggcacagtggtgcacacctgtaatgccagcactcagggagagggatctctgtgagttcgagaccagcctggtctacaaagtccaggacagctaaggccagacagagaaaccctgtcccaaaaaattAGAATGAATCTGTGAGCAAGCCTAGTGGtagagccctgggttccatccccataagccacgtgcgcgcgcgcacacacacacacacacacacacacacacaaagtatggGTTTTCAAATGTCTTAGAAAGAATTCCAGAACCTTCAGTTCTTTCACATCTATGGTTCCAGACCCATCAACATCGAATAAGTCAAAGGCCTCTTTAATTTCTTGCTTTTGGGTGTCATTCAATTCAACTTTTGCTGCTTTTTTCTTCCACTGGTCTAAAGTCATGTGATAGCTGGATGCCTGAAGGAGGATACACATGGGTGAAAACAGTATAACTAGAATGAATGTATTCGAGTATCCCATTTCCTTTCACAGAATGAACTCAAGTGTCCTTGTTAATGCTTTTGGTTATTACTATCTCTCccatcttttgagacagggtcttcctatggagccaagactggcctggaactcctgctcctgcctcagcctcctaagtatgGGTATTAATCTCTTGATGAAAAGTGTGGTGTTCTTTTTTCTCTTAGATTTTCTTCTGAAAACTAGAGCGGTTAGTCTTGGCTTATCAGGAAAGTATTAATTTAAGGAATGTGTGCTCTTCAGACGTGTATCACAGTGCTTGCTGGGGAATGCTTACTCTCCCACAATCCTCTCCCACTCTCCACTAGCAAGTGCCCTACACCACAGAAGCAAAGTGAAAAACCACGTTTTTGGTGAACAGCTACTCCACAGGTCTGGATGAGAATGTTTGACCAATTACGGGGATGCACATAACATGGAAGACAGGGGCCTTTCTGCTGTCTGTTTCTGTCATCAAGCTGGGCTACAGAGCCACTGTGATTCTTCTCTCTGGAGATGGCCGTGGATCTAAGTATAtctgtttgtatgtttgtatatgctTTTGGCTATGGTCGCTGTAGGTTCTTCCCAGAGCCTAGGGCAGCAACCTGAGCCAGGATTTTCTCAGCAAGAAGTCAGTGGCCCCTTAGCTATGTGTGGCCTGAGTTGGTGGACTATCAGGACTATCAGGAGAGGCAGTGGCCCTTCTTCTCAGTGAAAGATTTGCTGGCCCAGCTGATCAGCAGTCTCCAACTAGGTGCCGCGCCCGCCCGTCATCGGCTGAGTTGATGTCCAGTGGCTAATCAGATAGCCCTCTTCCCGCCAATGACTGAGTCGGTGGGCCACTGAGGGTCAGGGGCTTTCGTCAGCGGCTGAGTTAATGGCCTGCTGGCTACAGTGGCCCGAGGTCCATGGCCTCTGCGGCGCACGCCTCCCTATCTGGAAGCCCCTCAGCCTCGGCACCTGTCCCTGCTGCCCCAGGGCAGGGTCTCTTTACCGCGGGGCCACCCCTCCTGGACTGCAGGGGTCGGTGGATAAACGGAAAGGGAGTCCCATCCCTGAACCCTGGCTGAGTCACTTAAGTTATCCAGGGATCCTGACAGGAAAGACAAGAAGCGGGGAAGCACACCGGGGTCCTACAGCACTCACCATGTCCCCAACCCGCGCCCCTGCCCGCGCCAGCGCCCGCGCAACAACCGCCCTCCCCTCCGCGGCGCGCGCTCGGGCCGGCCGGTTGCTAGGGCCGCGCTCCGAGCGTGAGCCCGCCCACCGGCTCCGGTGATTGACGGCCCTTGTGGCCAATGGGAAGGAAAAGAGTGCTCCGGGCGCGCGGAAGGCGCGGCGGGGACGGCCGGGTTCCGGCGCCGAGGGGAGCTGCGCGCGGTGAGGAGGGTCGTGGGCCCCGCGGGCGGGGAGGGCAGCGAGGGTGGGAGCGAGAGCGCTGTCCCGCGAGTCCGACCGACCGTCCTGCGGCCTTCCCGCCCGGGTGGGGGCGTCCTCGCGGAGCGCCGGCCCGGGAGCGGGGACGACGGGGGCTCGCGGAGCTACGTCTGCCCGTGTACCAGAGCCGCCGCCGCACCCCGCAGGCGCCCCCGTAACCCCTCAATCTCCTTAGGCCCCTGGGGAGTAGGTAAGTTTATCCTTAGGTTGGAAGCCATTTTTCCCGCCTCGGGTTCTCCCAGTGAGAACTCAAGTGATGTCAGTTCGTACTTTGCCAGTGAAGTAAAGTGTTAACTCACTTAACTGCAATCTGCTGGCTTTTCAGGCCGTGTATCTCACCTGGGAAGTTACCCGTGGCCATTTCAAAGTCATGTTTAACGCTCGCTGAAACCCAGAAAAATACGCATATATATTATCTTAGCCATACGTACATGTATATACGCACCCACACAGAGCTTAATTACACTTTTTAGGCTTTCCTGAATCTCATTTGATCTGATAGCTATCAAAAGACTGCTAAAATTGGTTTTTGTAAAATCAATTTTATATCACTATGACTTAGGAATTTGGATATTCtagttcaattttattttatttttttaggttaatatttatttattttattttattattatttttttatcagttacattttattaactctgtatcccagccgtgtttattttatttttttatgtatgtacttattctttattttatttttctgagagactgggcctcactatgtagctttggctatccttgaactcactatatagaccaggctggacaagctcaaaaaaaaaaaggtaagttcAGATTCTAGATTCTAACATCTAGACCTTGATTAGGAAACCCCAGTCTTGAAAAGTGACTCCTGCTAATCCAGCAAGATAGTAAAGCTGTACACATTTTAAACTACCAGATTTATCCAGTGCATTCTACTGTCATACACTGTGACAGCTACTGGTGAACCTGAAAGAGagtaaaaagtaaatatttgattttttttttcagttgatcatttagttatgttttcattttttttttcagagataatTCCAATTATCATTTGAAGGAGGAGCCCCCTTTAAAAGCAGTTAAAGGGCCCCAACTAAGGGATCCAAAGGCACTTGGAAGAGGAATCCTAACAGTGACATCTGTTTGCTCCTTCAATGTACTCAAATTTGGGATAAAGAGCcacttaaatatttattgaatgcctGGGCTAAGATGTCAGGCAGTATTCTAGGTTCTTGGGATATCTCAGTGGCTGAAATCATCACGTGGAAAATACACTTCAATAGAAAATGATGGCCTGTACATATTATAATACATGTACTGTGCTCAGTTTGTAAAGTATGAGAGgataaaaagaaagagcagatTAAAAGTATCTAGCATATGGAAGCCCTGGAAAGGAAACTCGGGAAAGGTTTTAAAGATGTTCTAAGGTAGTAGATGTCTTGGAGTGTGCATTACAGAAAGAGGAACGCTTAGAAATATTGAGGTAGGGAACATGCCTTGTGTATTTTAAAAGCGCAAAGGAGCCCTGAGCAAAGCAGACTAGACAGTCAGGAAGGAAGAAGTGTGggtgtgagtgctgggacacGGCCTTTATCTGAGTGAGTTAGAGAGACTGTAAGATTCTGAGCCTAGAAGTGAGAGGGTGTGGCTCACTTTTATAGGAACTTCCTGTGCCAGACAAAGGAGCAAAGACTATTTTCTGAGAGGCCTCTAAGCAGTAGAGTGTTGTGGTTAGATTATGGTGTTAGGAATAGACTGGAAGTGACCAAACTTGGTTCTGATGAGGAAAATCCTAGTTATACCCATCAAGAAATACAGAGGTTTTAAACATaactcctgaaaagcttgtctgAGTGTTCAAACTTGAATATTTAGCCAAAATGAGATATGATCAAAACTTCTGAAATCAGCACCCCATTTAAATAATCTGTCTCTGTGCTCCCATTGCAGATAGAAAGTTAAGGACACGGTAATCTAACAAGTAACGAAACTGA harbors:
- the LOC110545875 gene encoding centrin-4, with the translated sequence MASSYHMTLDQWKKKAAKVELNDTQKQEIKEAFDLFDVDGSGTIDVKELKIAMRALGFEPKKEEVKQMIAEIDQEGTGTINFEDFFAIMSVKMSEKDEKEEILKAFKLFDDDATGSISLNNIKRVAQELGENLTEDELQEMLDEADRDGDGEINEEEFLRMMKKTSLY